In the genome of Streptomyces sp. Tu 3180, the window GGAGGGGCCGATGACGCAGACCACCTCGCCCTGGCCGATCTCCAGGTCGATGCCGCGCAGCACCTCGTTGGCGCCGAAGGACTTGTGCAGACCGCTGACGCGGATCTCGGGCCGGCTCATTTCACGGCCTCCTGGGCCTTGGCCTCCATGCGGCGCACCACGAAGCCGAGCGGAACGGTGATCAGCAGGTAGCACAGGCCGGCGACCAGGATGGGCGTGGAGTTGGCGGTGGTGCTGGCCAGGTCCCGGCCGTACTTGGACAGTTCGCGCTCCTCCAGGGTGACGCCGAGGAACAGCACCAGCGAGGAGTCCTTGAAGAGCAGGACGAGTTCGTTGGTCAGCGGCGGGAGGATGATGCGGAAGGCCTGCGGAATGATGATGGAGACCATGGCCCGGGCGGGCGAGAAGCCCAGCGAACGGGCCGCCTCCATCTGCCCCTTGGGCACGGCCTGGATGCCGGCCCGGATCGTCTCCGCCATGTACGCGGCGGCCACCAGGCCGAGGGCGAGGGCGACCTTGCCGTAGGTGCCGCCGACGATCTCCGTGCCGGGGAAGGCGAGCGGCACCGCGACGCCGATGAAGATGAAGATCAGCAGGGCGGGCAGGCCGCGGAAGATCTCGATGTAGAGGCCGGCCAGCCAGCGGTACGGGCCGACGGACGACAGCCGCATCAGCGCGATCACCATGCCGAGCGCGAGCCCGACGGCGAAGCCGGTCACCGTGTACAGGACGGTGTTCTTCAGCGCCAGCGTGATGACGTCCGGGAACATCTGCCGCGCGATGTCCGTCTGCGCGAACTGGTTCTGCAGCCGGTCCCAGTCGGCCGCGACCGCGAAGGCGATCACGGCCGCGACGAAGACGGCGTACTGGACGCCGCGCGACAGGCCGCGCTTCTGACGCCGGGTCAGGCCCTTCTTCCTGGGCTGGAGCGGTGTCTGCGTGTCGGTCATGGAATCAGGACGCGGCCGGCGAGGCGGCGGACTCGTCGTAGGGGCCGATCCACTGCTCGTACAGCTTCTTGTACGTGCCGTCGGCCTTGGCGTCCGAGAGCGCCTTGTTGACGGCCTCGCGCAGCTCGGTGTTGCCCTTTTTCACCGTGAAGCCGTACTGCTCGCCGGTCTCCAGGTTGTCGACGACCTCGAAGGCGCCGGCGTTGGCCTTGTCCTTCAGCCAGCCCTGGACCACGGGGTAGTCGATGACGACGGCCTTGACCTGGCCGGTGCGCAGGCCGTTGAGGACGGCGTCGGAGGACTCGAAGGAGACCGGGTCGAAGCCCTGCTTCTTGACGTAGTCCTCGCCGGTGGTCTGCGCCTGGGCGCCGAGCGCGACCTTCTCGGACTTGACGTCGGCGAGCGAGGTGACGCCGCTCTTCTTGTCGACGAGGACGGCCTGGGTGGCGTTGAAGTACGGGTCGGAGAAGTCGACGTTCTTCTTCCGCTCCTCGGTGATGGTCATGCCGGCCGCGGCCAGGTCGCACTCGCCGGAGTTGAGGAAGGCGCCGGTCTTGAAGTTCTCGAACGGCGTGTCGAGGATCTCCTGCTTCACGCCCAGGTCCTCGGCCACCAGGTCGATCAGCGCCACGTCGAAGCCCTGCACCTTGCCGTCGATCTCCGACTGGAAGGGCGGGTAGGGCAGGTGGGTGCAGGTGGTGAGCTGCCCCGCCTTGACGAGCTCGACACCGCCGGCGGCGGTCCCGGCACCGCTGCCCCCGTCGTCGCTGGAGGTGCAGGCGGTCAGGAGGACCAGCCCGGCCGTCGCGGTGGTGGCGGCCAGTATGCGGGTCCGGCGGCCGAGGAGCGTCTTCACGGGGGCCTCCTGTCAGGGAACTGTGGGTTCCGATTATAAGGAGAGGTTTG includes:
- a CDS encoding amino acid ABC transporter permease, with amino-acid sequence MTDTQTPLQPRKKGLTRRQKRGLSRGVQYAVFVAAVIAFAVAADWDRLQNQFAQTDIARQMFPDVITLALKNTVLYTVTGFAVGLALGMVIALMRLSSVGPYRWLAGLYIEIFRGLPALLIFIFIGVAVPLAFPGTEIVGGTYGKVALALGLVAAAYMAETIRAGIQAVPKGQMEAARSLGFSPARAMVSIIIPQAFRIILPPLTNELVLLFKDSSLVLFLGVTLEERELSKYGRDLASTTANSTPILVAGLCYLLITVPLGFVVRRMEAKAQEAVK
- a CDS encoding transporter substrate-binding domain-containing protein; this encodes MKTLLGRRTRILAATTATAGLVLLTACTSSDDGGSGAGTAAGGVELVKAGQLTTCTHLPYPPFQSEIDGKVQGFDVALIDLVAEDLGVKQEILDTPFENFKTGAFLNSGECDLAAAGMTITEERKKNVDFSDPYFNATQAVLVDKKSGVTSLADVKSEKVALGAQAQTTGEDYVKKQGFDPVSFESSDAVLNGLRTGQVKAVVIDYPVVQGWLKDKANAGAFEVVDNLETGEQYGFTVKKGNTELREAVNKALSDAKADGTYKKLYEQWIGPYDESAASPAAS